In uncultured Cohaesibacter sp., a genomic segment contains:
- a CDS encoding NUDIX hydrolase — MEEQNSKSIIQLSRRIVYENPWMRVNEDKVKFPAGFEGIYGVVEKPDFVIVIPVHADGRIQMVQQYRYPVGCRYWELPQGTWENAPDSDREELARGELAEETGYRAGKMEKIGEMFPAGGLVSQRCEIFVATDLTPGEANREATESDMETAAFSLAEIMDMFTQGAMPDANSMAAIGYWQMKDLFSAAPHTRQG, encoded by the coding sequence ATGGAAGAGCAGAACAGCAAAAGCATCATCCAGCTTTCACGCCGCATCGTTTATGAAAACCCATGGATGCGGGTCAATGAAGACAAGGTGAAATTCCCAGCCGGTTTCGAAGGCATCTATGGTGTGGTCGAAAAGCCCGACTTCGTCATTGTCATTCCGGTTCACGCCGATGGCCGCATCCAGATGGTGCAGCAGTATCGCTATCCTGTCGGCTGCCGCTACTGGGAGCTACCGCAAGGCACATGGGAAAATGCACCGGACAGCGACCGCGAGGAACTGGCGCGTGGCGAGCTGGCAGAAGAAACCGGCTATCGCGCTGGAAAGATGGAAAAGATCGGCGAGATGTTCCCCGCCGGCGGTCTGGTCAGCCAGCGCTGCGAGATCTTCGTGGCAACCGATCTGACACCGGGCGAAGCCAATCGGGAAGCCACGGAATCCGACATGGAAACGGCCGCCTTCAGCCTTGCCGAGATCATGGACATGTTTACCCAAGGCGCCATGCCCGATGCCAATTCCATGGCAGCGATCGGCTACTGGCAGATGAAAGACCTCTTCTCAGCGGCTCCACACACACGACAAGGCTAG
- a CDS encoding VOC family protein encodes MTLKLNETNIDGTFLDHLVTPGIILFTERFDECVKFYRDKLGLPVWFEKEALCCLHFGSCYLMIENEGVAKSSRKTVHENPTSLRFNVDDVEVAARLLSSRGIDVEIVSYDWGTIGRFIDPDGNACSLKNADDAFFS; translated from the coding sequence ATGACCTTGAAACTCAATGAAACCAATATTGACGGCACCTTTCTGGATCACTTGGTGACGCCCGGCATCATCCTCTTCACCGAGCGGTTTGATGAGTGTGTGAAATTCTATCGCGATAAACTCGGATTGCCTGTTTGGTTCGAGAAAGAGGCTCTGTGTTGCCTCCATTTTGGTTCCTGCTATCTGATGATCGAGAATGAAGGCGTGGCAAAATCCTCACGTAAAACTGTTCACGAGAACCCGACGTCTCTCCGGTTCAATGTGGATGATGTCGAGGTAGCCGCACGACTGCTCTCCAGCAGGGGTATTGATGTTGAAATTGTTAGCTATGATTGGGGAACTATCGGTCGGTTCATTGACCCAGACGGAAACGCTTGTTCGCTCAAGAACGCTGACGATGCCTTCTTTAGCTGA
- a CDS encoding MerR family DNA-binding transcriptional regulator: MKDEKTPLPSAEEGKDVLSAATNQSGPLSYSIGDLAKEFGITLRTLRFYEDKNLISPRRDGTNRIYSRRDRARLKLVLMGKKVGFSLSEIKEMLDLYDLRDGQVPQLKAALDRFSLHITILRQQRADVEQAIADLERTVEVVSGMLREKVKKEPF, translated from the coding sequence GTGAAAGACGAGAAGACGCCACTGCCTTCTGCGGAAGAAGGCAAGGATGTGCTGAGCGCAGCAACCAACCAGTCAGGTCCGCTCTCTTATTCCATTGGCGATCTCGCCAAGGAATTTGGCATCACGCTGCGTACCTTGCGCTTTTATGAAGACAAGAATCTGATCAGCCCGCGCCGCGATGGAACGAATCGCATCTACAGCCGGCGAGATCGCGCCCGCCTGAAGCTGGTGCTGATGGGCAAGAAGGTTGGCTTTTCCCTTTCTGAGATCAAGGAAATGCTGGATCTGTACGATCTGAGGGACGGGCAGGTGCCTCAGCTGAAGGCGGCGCTGGACCGCTTCAGTCTTCATATTACCATCCTGCGCCAGCAGCGCGCCGACGTGGAACAGGCTATCGCCGATCTGGAAAGAACCGTCGAGGTCGTCTCCGGCATGTTGCGCGAAAAGGTCAAGAAAGAGCCCTTTTAG
- a CDS encoding peptidoglycan-binding protein: MIDETYHTDRDVGEFIEGFRGSNPARKPRGRARGALSHNQSRQNAALLSAIEDIEAQLHSLAGQSGLVTDDIRSGARNENPARKRVPMERSGYGNALERIEAQLQRVDHALERQQPRATLEPFAAAATPAERSYVRSAAVANGTSGPSRDYSLDSTVRQMLDRTQSLNEEIGRTAKASVSEVTRTAQDALSAANKSQGTYRDALAKLAKLQSQDDSLNILRDDVSSLRTLIEEANLSGASEAVLREIANLSGRIEQLSSAIAETREDPALLDTMHEIRALLDRPTLDPSIDSHFDRILRKLDDMHSSGHDEDFARLSEQMEHLRDILSTQPDVQHLSNISGQINELINRLAILEDDVRRGGNASSGGSQVGIEERLAQMQTMIERLDPTDRLMSLENQLTTLADRLEDDHDASGIHKPLEALARQVESLVKLTDQRGQVDRLGILENLAERIANLDQFIRHEQAPNTAEKRFDQVEQTLARIDDMLASKMESADLTSLERSLSRLADRMEAQEDLLRAAPVGGDGSSVSPHALSQLESQIVDLAQRLDSASNMSDDRQFFEMLTERLDTLAEEFTRAQSRFDAVDRMGEDIRQLANKGAPAGVNSSKLAEQAALKALQQVGPLSSGSHDAELQVIIDGLKDDLHGLRRFAETSETSTQQSLNSVSSMLNVIVDRLGQLEEQVRAGESASVAAGVQAATARAVAEEESERQNRGFGKLLRRRKTKEAPAAQNVDPDTAQNTASGGRPLTANELLQSRGRMIPRGQGSEPRAAQQAPQVPQAGRPVVTASAPAASAPRVSAQGEARQPGIYLSGKAVNVKGAQAAQAPTAKAPSGNPSTQQQFAGNAVLKQEAEAAPAAKPRTARIVPDRPGAAQTQTQTRDPSQSKADFIAAARRAAQAAAQESEKVEKEQSEASSFLSRFKGSKKAKPEAATNAPQKADGKEATVGMSRKERRAAISEAARMAKQMKKEQELARADQTAIEDGAVQLQEDDELNNSLFAKLGHSFSRHSRPLLMAAAAILLAITTIQLVKNPDSSLYSLFNAASSQSNGNGSTDAPNASDVPTADPAPETGQPDAPGPQSSLTPSSGNLAPDIGGEDAARAIAFAQPTLAQESLGAPRVTSASRPQISQQDAMARAKAALDQSGDHGIDLTPTSSIPTDVALESDEYGDLQASAASQPMPPILSDQQQASLPTDETAAIQTPIMQAANSGNTLALFELGRRYTVGDGVEVNLSEAAKWFEKAANLNMAQAQYSLANLYEKGQGIRKDLQVARLWYQRAADQGNVKSMHNLAVLYAEGGLGKPDFNEAAQWFLKAADHGLKDSQYNLAILFARGMGVKQDLLQSYKWFALAARQGDKGAEAKRDEILSVLKGPQQKAAKALVAAWSPKAVKPSVNEFSVLPAEWAATTPDQMSSASGGLAVTQGVIAKTQAMLGALGYNAGPADGQIGPRTRMAIRNFQEIAGLKVTGQIDATLLDALAKRTI, translated from the coding sequence ATGATTGATGAAACATACCACACCGATCGCGACGTAGGCGAATTTATCGAGGGTTTTCGGGGATCAAATCCTGCACGAAAACCGCGTGGTCGGGCTCGCGGGGCCTTGTCTCATAACCAATCCCGGCAGAATGCGGCTCTGCTCAGCGCCATAGAAGACATCGAAGCGCAGCTTCACTCCCTTGCGGGTCAATCGGGTCTGGTCACCGATGACATACGCAGTGGTGCCCGCAATGAGAATCCGGCCCGCAAACGGGTGCCCATGGAACGGTCCGGTTATGGCAACGCCCTTGAGCGCATCGAAGCCCAGTTGCAGCGCGTCGACCATGCGCTTGAACGTCAACAGCCACGCGCAACACTGGAGCCCTTTGCAGCGGCAGCCACCCCTGCCGAGCGCAGCTATGTGCGCAGCGCCGCCGTCGCCAATGGAACCTCCGGCCCATCGCGCGATTACAGCCTTGATTCCACTGTGCGGCAGATGCTCGACCGAACCCAGTCGCTCAACGAGGAAATCGGCAGAACCGCCAAGGCCTCCGTATCGGAAGTGACGCGCACGGCACAGGATGCGCTGTCTGCGGCCAACAAGTCTCAAGGCACCTATCGGGATGCGCTGGCAAAGCTTGCCAAGCTGCAGAGCCAGGACGACAGCCTCAATATCCTGCGCGACGATGTGTCTTCCCTGCGCACGCTGATCGAGGAAGCCAACCTCAGCGGTGCGTCGGAAGCCGTATTGCGCGAGATCGCCAACCTGTCCGGCCGCATCGAACAGCTTTCGAGCGCCATTGCCGAAACGCGGGAAGATCCGGCGCTGCTGGACACCATGCATGAAATCCGCGCGCTGCTGGATCGCCCGACGCTCGACCCTTCCATCGACAGCCATTTTGACCGCATCCTGCGCAAGCTCGACGACATGCATTCGAGCGGTCATGACGAGGATTTTGCCCGGCTCTCCGAACAGATGGAACATCTGCGCGACATCTTGTCGACGCAGCCGGATGTGCAGCATCTGAGCAACATTTCCGGGCAGATCAACGAGTTGATCAACCGTCTGGCCATTCTGGAAGATGACGTACGGCGCGGCGGCAACGCCAGCTCTGGCGGCTCCCAGGTCGGCATTGAAGAGCGTCTGGCACAGATGCAGACGATGATCGAACGGCTTGACCCGACCGACCGGCTGATGAGCCTTGAGAACCAGCTGACGACCCTTGCCGACCGGTTGGAAGACGATCACGACGCCTCCGGCATTCACAAGCCGCTTGAGGCCCTCGCCCGTCAGGTGGAAAGCCTTGTGAAGCTGACAGACCAGCGCGGTCAGGTCGACCGCTTGGGTATTCTGGAAAATCTGGCCGAACGCATCGCCAATCTCGATCAGTTCATTCGCCACGAGCAGGCACCCAACACGGCCGAAAAGCGCTTCGATCAGGTCGAGCAGACCCTTGCCCGCATTGACGACATGCTTGCCAGCAAGATGGAAAGCGCCGATCTGACCTCGCTGGAACGTAGCCTTTCAAGGCTGGCCGACCGAATGGAAGCGCAGGAAGACCTGTTGCGTGCCGCGCCTGTTGGTGGCGATGGCAGCAGCGTCTCTCCGCATGCCCTGTCGCAACTGGAAAGCCAGATCGTCGATCTGGCCCAGCGCCTCGATAGCGCCAGCAACATGTCTGATGACCGTCAGTTCTTTGAAATGCTGACCGAGCGGCTGGACACTCTCGCCGAAGAATTTACCCGGGCGCAAAGCCGCTTCGATGCCGTGGACCGCATGGGCGAGGACATCCGTCAGCTCGCCAACAAGGGGGCGCCCGCTGGCGTCAACAGCAGCAAGCTGGCTGAGCAGGCAGCCCTCAAGGCCCTGCAGCAGGTTGGTCCGCTTAGCAGCGGATCCCACGACGCCGAGCTTCAGGTCATCATCGATGGCCTGAAGGACGATTTGCACGGTCTGCGCCGGTTTGCCGAAACCAGCGAAACCAGCACGCAGCAGAGCCTGAACAGCGTCAGCTCGATGCTCAATGTCATCGTCGACCGCCTCGGCCAGTTGGAAGAACAGGTGCGGGCCGGTGAAAGTGCGTCCGTAGCCGCTGGCGTACAAGCCGCAACGGCTCGTGCTGTCGCGGAAGAAGAGAGCGAACGGCAGAACCGTGGCTTTGGCAAACTCTTGCGTCGTCGCAAGACCAAGGAAGCTCCCGCTGCGCAGAATGTCGATCCGGATACCGCGCAGAATACAGCGTCTGGGGGCCGTCCGCTTACCGCCAATGAACTGTTGCAGTCGCGCGGCAGGATGATACCGCGCGGGCAAGGCAGCGAGCCTCGTGCAGCCCAGCAGGCTCCCCAGGTGCCGCAAGCCGGTCGCCCTGTGGTCACCGCCTCCGCTCCCGCTGCCTCAGCCCCCCGTGTTTCTGCACAGGGTGAGGCCAGACAGCCGGGCATCTATCTATCAGGCAAGGCCGTCAATGTTAAAGGAGCACAGGCAGCTCAGGCCCCGACAGCCAAAGCCCCGAGCGGCAATCCGTCCACTCAGCAGCAGTTCGCAGGCAATGCCGTACTGAAGCAAGAAGCCGAAGCGGCTCCGGCAGCCAAGCCGCGGACAGCCCGCATCGTTCCGGACCGGCCGGGTGCTGCCCAGACTCAGACACAGACCCGTGATCCGAGCCAGTCAAAGGCCGATTTCATTGCCGCCGCCCGTCGCGCCGCCCAAGCCGCAGCGCAGGAAAGCGAAAAGGTCGAGAAAGAACAGAGCGAGGCAAGCTCCTTCCTGTCCCGTTTCAAGGGGAGCAAGAAAGCCAAGCCGGAAGCCGCAACGAACGCGCCCCAGAAAGCTGACGGCAAGGAAGCCACCGTCGGCATGAGCCGCAAGGAGCGCCGCGCCGCCATTTCCGAAGCGGCCCGCATGGCCAAACAGATGAAGAAGGAGCAGGAGCTCGCGCGCGCAGACCAGACCGCAATCGAGGATGGTGCCGTACAGCTGCAGGAAGACGACGAGCTCAACAACAGCCTGTTTGCCAAGCTGGGCCATTCCTTCTCGCGTCACAGCCGCCCGCTATTGATGGCCGCTGCCGCAATCCTTTTGGCGATCACAACCATTCAACTGGTCAAGAATCCGGACTCCAGCCTCTACAGCCTGTTCAATGCCGCCTCCAGTCAGAGCAACGGCAATGGCAGCACCGATGCCCCAAACGCCTCGGATGTCCCGACTGCCGACCCGGCTCCGGAAACCGGTCAACCAGACGCACCGGGGCCTCAGTCAAGCCTCACACCATCGTCCGGCAATCTCGCACCTGACATAGGTGGCGAAGACGCCGCAAGGGCGATCGCCTTTGCCCAACCAACACTGGCGCAGGAAAGCCTTGGTGCGCCACGCGTCACCAGTGCCTCGCGGCCGCAGATTTCGCAGCAGGATGCCATGGCGCGCGCCAAGGCTGCGCTCGACCAGTCCGGCGATCATGGTATCGACCTGACGCCGACCAGCTCCATCCCGACGGACGTTGCGCTTGAAAGCGACGAATACGGTGACCTGCAGGCATCGGCAGCCAGCCAGCCGATGCCACCAATCTTGTCCGACCAACAGCAGGCCAGCCTGCCGACGGACGAAACAGCTGCCATCCAGACGCCGATCATGCAGGCCGCCAATAGTGGCAACACGCTGGCGCTGTTTGAACTCGGCCGCCGCTATACCGTTGGCGACGGCGTCGAAGTCAATCTTTCCGAGGCAGCCAAGTGGTTTGAAAAAGCGGCAAACCTCAACATGGCGCAGGCCCAGTATAGTCTGGCCAACCTTTACGAGAAGGGTCAGGGCATCAGGAAGGACCTGCAGGTGGCTCGGCTCTGGTATCAGCGTGCAGCCGATCAGGGCAACGTGAAGTCGATGCACAATCTCGCCGTGCTCTATGCGGAGGGCGGTCTTGGCAAGCCTGACTTCAACGAAGCAGCCCAGTGGTTCCTCAAGGCCGCCGATCACGGTCTCAAGGACAGCCAGTATAACCTCGCCATCCTGTTTGCACGGGGCATGGGGGTCAAGCAGGACCTGTTGCAGAGCTACAAATGGTTCGCCCTTGCCGCCCGTCAGGGTGACAAGGGGGCTGAAGCCAAACGCGACGAGATTCTGAGCGTTCTGAAAGGCCCGCAGCAGAAGGCCGCCAAGGCCCTTGTTGCGGCCTGGTCGCCCAAGGCTGTCAAACCATCGGTCAACGAGTTTTCAGTCCTGCCAGCCGAATGGGCAGCAACGACACCCGATCAGATGAGTTCGGCCAGTGGCGGCCTTGCTGTGACGCAAGGGGTGATTGCCAAGACGCAAGCGATGCTTGGGGCTCTTGGCTACAACGCCGGTCCGGCTGACGGACAGATAGGACCACGCACCCGGATGGCAATCCGTAATTTCCAGGAAATCGCAGGCCTGAAGGTGACTGGCCAGATCGACGCCACCCTGCTCGACGCACTGGCAAAACGCACGATCTGA
- a CDS encoding sulfite exporter TauE/SafE family protein gives MELYLPIAEMPVNIFVILGMGGTVGFLSGIFGVGGGFLLTPLLIFYGISPAVAVASVTAQITASSTTGALAYLRTGNLDLKLGTVLFSAGITGSTIGVFVFKQLRALGQLDLIISISYVTFLSAVGTLMVMESVRAIVKARKGIVTMRKPGQHNWIHGLPFKMRFKKSKIYVSVLPVIAIGASIGFLGTVLGIGGGFMLVPALIYLLRVPTAVVIGTSLYQILVTMAVATVLHATTNHSVDIVLALILMIGGTIGAQFGAQIGQKMKGEQLRALLGILVLMVGLRFAVDLILEPTDHYSTEVMEVYK, from the coding sequence GTGGAGCTCTACCTGCCCATCGCTGAAATGCCTGTCAATATCTTTGTCATCCTTGGCATGGGAGGCACGGTAGGGTTTCTCTCGGGCATTTTCGGGGTTGGCGGTGGCTTTCTTCTCACCCCTCTGCTCATTTTCTACGGCATTTCCCCCGCGGTTGCTGTCGCCTCCGTGACAGCGCAGATCACAGCCTCCTCCACCACGGGTGCGTTGGCCTACCTCAGAACAGGCAATCTGGATCTCAAACTGGGGACGGTGCTGTTCAGCGCGGGTATAACAGGCTCGACAATCGGGGTCTTTGTGTTCAAGCAGCTGCGGGCGCTCGGCCAGCTCGATCTGATCATTTCCATCTCCTATGTGACCTTTCTCAGCGCTGTCGGCACCCTGATGGTCATGGAGAGCGTGCGGGCCATCGTCAAGGCACGCAAGGGCATCGTCACAATGCGCAAACCGGGCCAGCACAACTGGATTCACGGCCTGCCGTTCAAGATGCGTTTCAAGAAATCGAAGATCTATGTCAGCGTCCTGCCGGTCATCGCGATTGGCGCCAGCATCGGTTTTCTGGGAACAGTGCTGGGTATCGGCGGCGGCTTCATGCTGGTGCCAGCTCTCATCTATCTGCTGCGCGTTCCCACCGCCGTCGTCATCGGCACCTCGCTCTACCAGATCCTCGTCACCATGGCAGTTGCCACCGTCCTGCATGCCACCACCAACCATTCGGTCGACATCGTGCTGGCGCTGATCCTGATGATTGGCGGCACGATCGGGGCCCAGTTCGGGGCACAGATCGGGCAGAAGATGAAGGGCGAGCAGCTGCGCGCCCTGCTGGGCATTCTTGTTCTGATGGTCGGGCTGCGCTTTGCCGTCGATCTCATCCTCGAACCGACCGACCATTACAGCACCGAGGTGATGGAGGTCTACAAATGA
- a CDS encoding TIGR02186 family protein, translating to MILARLISLLSGLLLSLGLFIPVAHSERIVADLSDRVIKISSNFTGSDIVVFGTIERDQSTVSRGDPYDLVVIVRGWDQTLVSRRKDRTFGIWINKERKLYNNAPNFYALSSTRKLSDIAHPTLLTKLQIGTQYLLLPPNFNPQDRFATYDPFRVAALRKMREKGLYTDDQSSITFLSKTLFRSTIPIPADVEVGGYDVTVHLFRGGALLHTETQRLHVAKTGFEQHAFTMARDHAFFYGLACVLIALLTGWMTGVIFRKN from the coding sequence ATGATCCTCGCGCGCCTCATCAGCCTGTTGTCCGGTCTCCTTCTATCGCTTGGCCTGTTCATTCCGGTGGCCCACAGCGAGCGGATTGTGGCTGACCTGTCTGACCGGGTGATCAAGATCTCATCGAATTTCACCGGCTCCGACATCGTCGTGTTCGGCACGATCGAGCGGGACCAGTCGACCGTTTCCCGCGGTGACCCGTATGATCTGGTGGTCATTGTGCGGGGATGGGACCAGACGCTGGTGTCCCGCCGCAAGGACCGCACCTTCGGCATCTGGATCAACAAGGAGCGCAAGCTCTACAACAATGCGCCCAATTTCTACGCCCTGTCGAGCACCCGCAAGCTGAGCGATATCGCCCACCCCACGCTGTTGACCAAGTTGCAGATCGGCACGCAATATCTGCTGCTGCCACCCAATTTCAATCCACAGGACCGCTTCGCCACCTATGATCCCTTCCGTGTGGCTGCGCTCAGGAAGATGCGTGAAAAGGGCCTTTACACCGACGACCAGTCGTCCATCACCTTCCTTAGCAAGACCCTGTTCCGAAGCACCATTCCCATCCCGGCGGATGTGGAGGTCGGCGGCTATGATGTGACAGTGCATCTGTTCCGGGGCGGCGCCCTTCTGCACACGGAAACCCAGAGGCTGCATGTGGCCAAGACCGGCTTCGAGCAACATGCCTTCACGATGGCGCGGGATCATGCCTTCTTCTATGGGCTCGCCTGTGTCTTGATTGCGCTGCTCACCGGCTGGATGACCGGTGTCATCTTCCGCAAGAACTGA
- the pdeM gene encoding ligase-associated DNA damage response endonuclease PdeM — protein sequence MGWQKRLQQCSLSSRLPEGFEERKPDSAPPSPVDPAPADYIDYAFSHAGEAFVASLSGALYWPEQKALLVADLHLEKGSAFARLGQFLPPYDSQRTLDQLAIDIAHFKPQKVICLGDSFHDVDGPKRMAANVAERLHSLTAAQEWIWLTGNHDPVLSDPLGGVAVEGMTLASSTTRLSLCHEPGSSPIADEPLETQLEICGHLHPAARIPARGRTLRCKCFVLTDERIIMPAYGSYTGGLELDDEAFQPFLSEGSKLLVIGRKTLALHDASISVPRRRR from the coding sequence ATGGGGTGGCAAAAACGCCTGCAGCAATGCTCCCTTTCATCAAGGCTGCCGGAGGGCTTTGAAGAGCGGAAGCCGGATAGTGCCCCCCCTTCACCAGTCGACCCGGCTCCCGCCGACTATATAGACTATGCCTTTTCCCATGCCGGAGAGGCCTTCGTTGCCAGCCTGTCCGGTGCGCTCTACTGGCCAGAGCAAAAGGCGCTGCTGGTTGCCGATCTGCATCTGGAAAAGGGATCGGCCTTTGCCCGCCTTGGCCAGTTTCTGCCCCCCTATGACAGCCAGCGCACGCTTGACCAACTGGCGATCGATATCGCGCATTTCAAGCCGCAGAAGGTCATATGTCTTGGCGACTCGTTCCATGATGTCGATGGCCCCAAACGCATGGCGGCCAATGTCGCCGAACGTCTGCACAGCCTGACCGCAGCACAGGAATGGATCTGGCTGACCGGCAATCATGATCCGGTGCTGTCCGATCCGCTGGGTGGTGTGGCGGTGGAGGGCATGACCCTTGCCAGCAGCACCACCCGCTTGTCGCTTTGTCATGAACCGGGAAGCTCCCCGATCGCCGACGAGCCTTTGGAAACGCAGCTTGAGATTTGCGGCCATCTCCACCCGGCCGCACGGATCCCCGCACGGGGACGCACCTTGCGCTGCAAGTGTTTCGTGCTGACGGATGAGCGCATCATCATGCCAGCTTATGGCAGCTACACAGGCGGGCTCGAGCTGGACGATGAGGCCTTTCAGCCCTTCCTGTCAGAAGGCTCGAAGCTGCTGGTGATCGGACGCAAGACCCTCGCCTTGCATGATGCATCGATCTCGGTACCAAGACGTAGACGATAG